Within the Novosphingobium pentaromativorans US6-1 genome, the region GACTGAGCGACCAGCGCTTCTCCAGCGAATCGCGCACGGCGACGAGCGGCAGGTAGTGGTCGAAGCGGTCTTCCTCGACCTCGCCCAGCGGCATCACCTCGATCAGCGTGGCATCGAAGCCCTGGCCGTGTGCCCATGCGACGACATCGGCGATGTGATCCTCGTTCACGCCCTTGAGCGCGACCGTGTTGAGCTTGACCTTGAGGCCCGCGGCCTTCGCCGCTGCCAGCCCTTCGAGCACCTGCGGCAGCGAATCGCGGCGCGCGAGCCTGGTGAAAGTCTCACGGTCGAGCGTGTCGAGCGAGACGTTGATGCGCCGCACACCGAATGCGAAAAGATCGTCGGCAAACTCGGAGAGACGGGTTCCATTGGTAGTGAGGGTCAATTCCTCGAGCCCGTCCCCGATCTTGCGGCCGAGTGCATGAACGAGTTCCATCATGTCGCGCCTCACCAGCGGCTCGCCCCCGGTGAGGCGCAGCTTGGTAATGCCCCGGTCGATGAAGCCGAGAGCGAGATCGTGCAGTTCCTCGAGACTGAGGACGTCCTTGCGCGGCAGGAAAGTCATTCGCTCGGGCATGCAATAGGCGCAGCGCAAATCGCAGCGGTCGGTCATCGACATGCGAAGATAGGTTATCCGCCGCTGGAACTGGTCAACAAGAGGCGCGAGCTTTGTCATTGTGAAGGGTTATAACACCGGACCCGCGCCAGTACCATCCAGTGTCAAGATTTGCCCGGTAACGCCTGCCGCATCCCCCAGCCAGTCGAGCGCGGCGGCGATCTCCGCCTCTCCGTCGCTCTCTACCGCATTGACCCGCGAAGGCGCGAAAGTGCGGGCGAGCGACTGGATCGCGGCGAGCCGCCAACCGCGATGTGCGTGGCCGGCAGGCAGGAAGACAATGGTCAGCGGATCGGCCCCGCCGCGCAGCGCCGCTTCGATCCCGGGCAGCAGCCGGGCATGGAAATCGGCTGCTGCGGCAAGCGGCTCCTCCGGGAGCGGTCCGACACGCAGCACGTCCTGCACCTCAGCGCCGCTCCCGGTGCAGGGTCATGCCGATCTTCTCGCCGGCCTCGCTGATCGCGAGCTTGACGATCTTGACCGTCACCGCCTCCACGCGCGCATCCTGCAGGAACAGGGTCTCGCAAACGTGATCGGCAACCGCCTCGATGAGCTTGAAGTGAACCCCCGACGGCAGCGCTTCGGACGCCGCGAACTTGAGGTCCATGTAGTTCTTGCTTTCGCTGAGCGGCGTGTCCGGCGTGTAGCGATCGGCCGGCTTCATCTGCACCATGATCGAGAAACGCAGCGGCTGCGGCTTGCCGGTCTCCTCCGAATAGATACCCGTCAGGACATCGACCTCGAAGTCATCGATCTGAAGTGTAAGCGAATCAGCCATGGCGTCCCTTAGCCGGGATTGGACCAGCGCGCGAATATGGCAGTGGGCAGCAATCGCCCATCCTGCCCGTCCTCGCGAACGGCCAGGTCGCCATGCTCGATCGAACCGGGAAGGTCGGCGAAAAGTTCGCCCATCAGCCCGGCAAGGGCGAGGGAGGACATGCGCACCGCATAGACGGTGAGAAAGAGAAACCGGCTTTCGCTGTCGAGCAGCTTGCGGCAATCGCCGAGCAGGCCTGGGAGGCCTTCCTCCAGGCGCCAGGTCTCGCCGCCCGGTCCGCGGCCGAACTTGGGCGGATCGAGGATGATCCCGTCGTAGCGCTTTTCGCGGCGCACCTCGCGCGCGGCGAACTTGGCGGCATCGTCGACCAGCCAGCGCACCGGACGATCCTCCAGCCCGGCGAGCGCGGCGTTCTCTCGCGCCTGGGCTACCGACTTCTTGGAGGCATCGACGTGCGTGACCTGCCCATGCGCGGAAAGCGCCAGCGTACCCACCCCGGTATAACCGAAGAGGTTGAGCGTGCTGGCATCCTCGCGTCCGGCCAGCATGGTGCGCATCCAGTCCCACACCGGCGCCATGTCGGGGAAAAATCCGAGATGGCGGAACGGCGTGCACTGTGCGGTGAACGAGACCTCATTCCAGGCGAGCGGCCACCCATCGCGCGGGACGGGCTTGTCGAACTGCCACCTGCCACCGCCGTCCTCGTCAGAGCCGGGCACGAATTCGCCGTGCGCGTCCCAGTTTGCGAGGCGCGGCGTCCACATCGCCTGCGGCTCGGGGCGGATGAAGCGGTAGTCGCCGTAGCGCTCGAGCTTGCGGCCCTGCCCCGAATCGACAAGGCCGTAGTCCTCCCAGCCTTCTCCCGAAAGGATCAGGGGTTGGGTGGCGATGTCTGCCATCAGACCTTGGGCGCGGCGTGCTGGGCGACGAATTCGGCAACCGCCTCGAACGAGCCGGGCAGCGACGTGGAGCGCTCCTCTCGCTCGAACAGGTCTCCCACGCGTTCGGGCAGACCCGGACGGTGGCCGGTAGCGCGCTCGACCGCTTCGGGGAACTTGGCCGGGTGCGCGGTCGCCAGCGTGACGACCGGGATCGAGGCGTCGATACCCGAGTGGCGTGCGGCGAAAAGGCCGCAGGCGGTGTGCGGATCGATCAGCTCGCCGCAATTCTCCCAGGCCCAGCGGATCGTCGAGGCCATCTCGTCGGCATCGGCACGCGCGGACTGGAACAGTGCCGCGGCGCCCTGGCGCTGCGCATTGGTCAGCTGCATCGCCTTGGTCGATTCGAAGCCGGCCATCTGCTCGGCCAGCGCCTTGCCGTCGCGTCCGCCCAGGTCGAACAGCAGGCGTTCGAAGTTCGACGAGACCTGGATGTCCATCGACGGCGCCGCAGTGGGCGTCACCGTGCCCTGCGAATAATCGCCATTGGCAAGCGCGCGGTGGAGAATGTCGTTCACGTTGGTGGCCACGATCAGCTTCTCGATCGGCAGGCCCATCTGCGCCGCGACATAGCCGGCGAAGACATCGCCGAAGTTGCCGGTCGGGACCGAGAAGGCGACCTTGCGGTGCGGCGCGCCGAGCTGCAGCCCGGCCGCGAAGTAATACACCACCTGCGCCATCAGGCGTGCCCAGTTGATCGAGTTGACAGCGCCGATGGCGAAGCGGTCGGTCATGCCCTTGTCGTTGAACATGCGCTTCACGATCGCCTGGGCATCGTCGAAGCTGGCATCTTCAAGCGCAAGGTTGTGGACGTTGGGCGCCAGCACCGTCGTCATCTGGCGGCGCTGCACGTCGGACACGCGGCCCTTGGGGTGCAGCATGAAGATGTCGACCTTGGCGCGGCCAGCGACGGCATCGATGGCGGCCGAGCCGGTGTCGCCCGAAGTCGCGCCGACGATCGTCAGGTTGCGCTCGGAACGCGAAAGGAACTCCTCGAAGAGCAGGCCGAGCAGTTGCAGCGCCACGTCCTTGAACGCGAGCGTCGGGCCGTGGAACAGTTCCAGCAGCCACTGCTGTTCGTCGAACTGCTTGAGCGGTGTCACCGCCTTGTGGGCAAAGCGGCCGTAGGCCTCGCTCGTCAGTTCGAGCAGGCGCTCATGGGTGAGGCTGCCCTCGACGAAGGGAAACATGATCTTCGCGGCCAGCTGCGCATAAGGCAGGCCCGCCATGGCGACGATCTCGTCGTGTGAGAAGCGCGGCCATTCGCGCGGCACGTAGAGGCCGCCGTCCGAAGCGAGACCGGCGAGCGTTGCGCCTTCGAAATCGAGCGCCGGAGCGCTGCCGCGAGTGCTGATGTAGTCCATGGGAATGCGCGGTTAGCGGGGGAGCGCGCCTTACGCAATCCTCGCATGAGATTGTCGCCGCGTTGGCCGCCTCCCGATCGGTCAAATCGAAAAGGCGATCTGGGCCCTTCCCTAACCCCGCGCGCGCTTCATCACTGCCAGCACGTAGATCACAAGGGCAGTCGCGGCGAAGAAGAACCACTGGATTGCGTAGGAGAAGTGGTTGTTCGGGATTTCCGAAGGATCGGGGATGGCATTGGCCTCCAGCCCGTCTAGCGGCGGATTGGCGACGAGGCGCGGCCCCGGCGCGATCACCCCGTGGACAATGCCGCCCTGCCAGTTGGCCGCGGCATTGGGCTGGCGCGACCAGCCCAGCACGACCAGTGCCTTGGCGCCGTCGGGCAGCATGCAACGCGCGGTCTGTGCCGCACCCGATTCGCCCGAGGCATTGCGCCCGGCCATGCTGGAATGCTCGGTCACGCCCTCGCAGGTCAGCCGGGCATGACGATAGAGCAGGTCGGTCTGCGCAGCCTCGTCGCGCGGCCAGAGGACTTCCTCGGCATTGCTGCGCGCCTGCGCGTAGTGCGCCAGCAGGGCTTCCTTCCGGTGCAGGCGCTGGAGCTGCCAGAGACCGAGGCTGACCATGATCGTGGCCGCCACCAGCACGACCAGCGTCGCGAGAATCGGAATTTTGCGCATGGGGGCTCCCGTCAGTCTTCCTTGAGCCGGCCTTCACCGGCGCGGCGGCGATACTCGGCGCCGAGCAGCCAGGCCTTGGCGATTCGCAGCCCGCCGATGACCAGTAACGTCGTCAGCGGAATCCACAGCAGGGCATGCACCCAGAACGGCGGATCGAACGAGAGCTGCAGCCAGATCGCAAGAACGGCGATCATCGCGCCCACGATCAGGGTGAGAAAGGCAGCCGGCCCGTCACCGACGTTGAACTGCGCGTAATCAAGCCCGCAAGCGCGGCACCGCGGGGCGAACGAGGCCATCCCTGCGAACAGGGATCGCGCGCCGCACTTGGGGCAAAGACCGAAAAGGGCAGCCGAAGCGATCTCCGGCTGCCCTCCAGTGTTCGATTCGTGGCCGTCAGCCATGATCAGTGCGTCGGGTAGCCCCAGCCGCCCCAGATGTAGACTGCGACGAAGAGGAACAGCCACACGACGTCGACGAAGTGCCAGTACCATGCCGCCGCTTCGAAGCCGAAGTGCTGGCGCGGGGTGAAGTCACCCTTGTGGGCGCGCACGAGGCACACGATCAGCATGATCGTGCCGATGATGACGTGGAAGCCGTGGAACCCGGTCGCCATATAAAAGGCAGAGCCGTAAGTGTTCTGGCCGAAGGGGAACGGGGCGTGGACGTACTCGTAGGCCTGGATCGAGGTGAACAGCAGGCCAAGCAGCACGGTTGCCCAGAGGCCCTTCTTCAGGCCGTCGCGGTCACCGTGGATCAGCGCGTGATGCGCCCAGGTGACGGTCGTGCCCGAGCAGAGCAGGATCAGGGTGTTGAGCAGCGGCAGGTCGAAGGGATCCATGACCGCTTCGATTGCCTTGGGCGGCCATTGCCCCGCCACCACCTCGGAAATCGTCGAGGGGAACAGCGAGAAGTCGAAAAAGGCCCAGAACCAGCCGACGAAGAACATCACTTCCGAAGCGATGAACAGGATCATGCCGTAGCGCTGGTGGAGCTGCACGACGGGCGTGTGATCGCCGGCATGCGCTTCCTTCACGATTTTCGAGAACCAGGCGAACATAGAGGCCAGCAGCAGCGCCATGCCGAGCCACGGCACGAAGTGGCCGCCCGGCATGTCGTGCATGAACAGAACCATGCCCGAGGTGAAGGTGAAGGCGCCGATTGTAGTCGCCAGCGGAACGATGTCCGGCGGAAGAATATGGTAATCGTGGTGCTTGGTACCGGCCATGGTGCCTTCGTCCCCGTTTATCGAATTTGTCACACGAGCGCATCCGGCGGGGCCGGCACGCAGGTTTCCCATGCGGCCCTTAACCGCCAGTTTGTTCGCGGTCCAGTGTCTTTGCATCCCCGATCGATGTGACGTGGAACGTATAGCTGAGCGTGATCAGCTCAACGTCCTTGTTGTCGGGATCGTCAAGAATGGCCGGATCTATGTAATAGAGCACCGGCATGCGCACTTCCTCGCCCGGTTTCAGGGTCTGTTCGGTGAAGCAGAAGCACTGGATCTTGTTGAAATATTTTGCAGCCTGCTCCGGCTCCACGTTAAAGCTGGCGGTGCCGGTCACGGTCTGGTCCGAATCGTTCTTCGCCCAGAAAAGCGCCATGTCGCGCGCACCGATGGAGACGGTGTCGGTGACCTGCAGCGGCTTGAATTGCCAGGGCATGTCCCGCGCGACATTGGCATCGAAGCGCACCGTGATCGTGCGGCCGCTATCCTTGATGGAAGCCGCCTGTGACGCATCGACCCGCTTGGTCGTGCCGCCGTAGCCGGTGACCTGGCAGAAGATCCGGTATAGCGGTACCGAGGCGTAACCCAGGCCGAGCATCCCCAGCGCGATCGCAAGTGCGATCAAGGCAGTCTTCTTGTTGCTGCGTTGCTGCTGGGTCGCGGCCGTCATCGCGTTCAGCTCATCTTGGCGATCGAGATGAAGAACACGAGAATGACGAAAGCGGCAAGACTGAGGGCAAGAACCTTGTTGCGGCTCTTGCGGATTTGCTCGGGCGTGCGCGGAGCGGGATCGTTATCGGCCATGGATGAGGTCCTCAGATGACCACGAAGCGGTCGACGACGAGCGCTGCGAAGAGTGCGAAGAGATAGATCACCGAATAGGCGAAGAGCTGCTTTTCCGGTTTCATCGTGTCTTCCGGCCCGTCCTTCTCGCGCAGGCCGACACGGACAGACAACGCAAGGAACAGCGTGGACAGGACGATGGCGCTGACGCCGTAGATCGCATGCGCGCCGCCGATCCACCAGGGCACGACGCTGAGCGGCAGGAGCAGGATTGCATAGGCGAGGATCTGCCGGCGGGTGGATTTCTCACCCGCGACGACCGGCATCATCGGAATGCCGATCTTGGCGTAGTCGCTCTTCACGAAGAGCGCGAGCGCCCAGAAGTGCGGCGGGGTCCACATGAAGATGATGGCAAAGAGCACGACCGGCATCAGGGTGATGTGCCCGGTGGCGGCAACCCAGCCGATCAGCGGCGGGAAGGCCCCTGCTCCGCCGCCGATGACGATGTTCTGCGGCGTACGCGGCTTGAGCCACATCGTGTAGATGACGGCGTAATAGAAGATCGAGAGCGCCAGGATCGCAGCAGCCAGCCAGCCGATCGCGAAGCCCATCAGGAAAACCGAGGCTGCGCACAGCATGCCGCCGAAGTCGCGCGCAGTCGTGCGGTCCAGCCGTCCTTGCGGCAGCGGCCGCATCGCGGTGCGCTTCATGCCGGCGTCGAGATCGGCTTCCCACCACTGGTTGAGCGCCGCGGCTCCGCCCGCGCCAAGCGCGATGCAAAGGATCGCGGTAAAGGCGAGGACCGGGTGAATCCGCTCGGGCGCGGCGAGCAGACCGCACAGTCCGGTGAAGATCACAAGGCTCATCACGCGCGGCTTGGTCAGCGCGAAGAGATCGCGCCAATCGGCCGGGAGCTGCTGCACGGAACTGGGACTCGTCACGGACATGGTCTTAGGATCTTACACTCACAAGGGACAACATTGCGAGGCGCCAATGCGCCGAAGCAATCCAGAGCGGCTCGCGAAGGAGGCTCTGGATTGCTTCGTTCATACCCGCAATGGCGCGCGGTTGCGTTCTCAGTGGTGATGCACTTCCTCGATAACCGGAAGCGTCTCGAACTGGTGGAACGGCGGCGGGCTCGAGAGCGTCCACTCGAGCGTGGTCGCGCCTTCGCCCCAGTAGTTGTCTTCCGCCTTCTTGCCGGCGACGAACGCGTAGGCAATGTTGGCGAACCAGATCACCAGCGAAGCAGCCATGATCATGTAGCCGTCGGTCGCGACCTGGTTCCAGTGCGCATAGGCCTCGGCGTAGTCGGGGTAGCGACGCGGCATGCCCTGCAGCCCGAGGAAGTGCATCGGGAAGAAGATCAGGTTCACGCCGATGAAGAACACCCAGAAGTGGACATGCGCCAGGAACTCGGAGTGCATGCGGCCGCTCATCTTCGGGAACCAGTAGTAGAACCCGGCGAAGAGCGCGGTCACTGCACCCAGCGAGAGCACGTAGTGGAAGTGCGCCACGACGTAGTAGGTGTCGTGCAGGTTGTCGTCGATGCCGCCGTTGGCGAGAACGACGCCGGTCACGCCGCCGACGGTAAACAGGAAGATGAAGCCGATCGCCCAGACCATCGGCGACTTGAAGGTGATCGAGCCACCCCACATCGTCGCGATCCACGAGAAGATCTTGATGCCGGTCGGAACTGCGATGACCATGGTCGCCGCGGTGAAGTACATCTTCGTGTTAACCGAAAGGCCGGTGGTGTACATGTGGTGCGCCCACACGATGAAACCGACCACGCCGATCGCGACCATGGCGTAGGCCATGCCGAGGTAGCCGAACACCGGCTTCTTCGAGAAGGTCGAGACGATCTGCGAGATGATGCCGAAGCCCGGCAGGATCATGATGTACACTTCGGGGTGGCCGAAGAACCAGAACAGGTGCTGGTACAGGACCGGATCGCCACCGCCCGAAGGATCGAAGAAGGTGGTGCCGAAGTTGCGGTCGGTCAGCAGCATGGTGATCGCGGCGGCGAGAACCGGCAGCGCGAGCAGCAGCAGGAAGGCCGTGACGAGCACCGACCACACGAACAGCGGCATCTTGTGCATGGTCATGCCAGGCGCACGCATGTTGAAGATGGTGGTGATGAAGTTGATCGCGCCCATGATCGAGCCGGCACCGGAAAGGTGCAGCGCGAAGATGCCGAAGTCGACGGCGGGTCCGGGCGAGCCGGTGGTCGACAGCGGAGCATAGACGGTCCAGCCGGTGCCGGCGCCCAGGCCCGTGCCGCCCGGCACGAAGGCGGAGCACAGCAGCGAGCAGAAGCCCGCGACGGTCAGCCAGAACGAGATGTTGTTCATGCGCGGGAAGGCCATGTCCGGCGCGCCGATCATGATCGGGACGAACCAGTTGCCGAAGCCGCCGATGATCGCGGGCATGACCATGAAGAAGACCATGATCAGGCCGTGCGCGGTGATCAGCACGTTCCAGACGTGCAGCGTCGAGTTGAAGTCCGGGTTAACCGCACCGAACCACTTTGCGAAAGTGTCCAGGTACTGGATGCCCGGCTGCGCCAGTTCGACGCGCATCATGCCGGAGAAGGCACCGCCCACGATCCCCGCGATGATCGCGAAGATCAGGTACATCGTGCCGATGTCCTTGTGGTTGGTGGACATGAACCAGCGGGCGAAGAAGCCCGGCTTGTGGTCATGGTCGTGCGCGTGATCGTCAGAGTGCGCCGGGAAATGTTCTGGGGCTGTGGTTGCCATGTTCTGGTGACCCTGTCCTTGAATGCGGGCTTATTCGGCGGCAGCAGTGGCTTCGGCGGCCGGAGCCTCCGACGCTTCGCCGGCGGGCTCTTCACCCGGCAGGTAATCGGTCTCGGATGCGGCGGTCGCCTGACCGTCGATCTTGCCGCCGGCATGCGTCAGCACCCAGGCGTCGTACTTGTCGCGCGGCAGAGCCTCGACCGCGATCGGCATGTAACCGTGCTTGGCGCCGCAAAGCTCGGAGCACTGGCCGTAATAGACGCCGGGCTTCTCGACGAAGAGGACCTTCTCGTTGATCCGGCCCGGAACCGCGTCCAGCTTGAACCAGAGCGAAGGCACGGCGAACGAGTGAATCACGTCGGACGCAGTGATCTGCAGACGGATCGGTTCACCGACGGGGACGACCATGCGGTTGTCGACCTCGAGGTGCGAAGGACCGTCCCAGGGCTCGGAACCGACTTCGCGCACGCCGTTGTTGATGGTCGGCTGGCCCGGGATGTTGAGCATGTTCGAGACGACCTCGAACTCGCCATTGTCGGGATAGCCGTAGGTCCAGAACCACTGGTTGCCGGTGACCTTGATGGTCAGCGCGCCCTTCGGGGCAGGCTTGTACTGCTTGGCCAGCAGGTCGATCGAGGGAACCGCGATGCCGATGAGGACCAGCACGGGGACCAGCGTCCAGACCACTTCGAGCAGCGTGTTGTGGCTGGTCTTCGAAGGTACCGGGTTGGCGCGGCGGTTGAAGCGCACGACGATGACGACGAGCAGCAGCAGCACAAAGACGGTGATCACGGCGATGATCGGCAGCAGCACCGAGTTGTGGATCCACTCGCCATATTCGCCGAGCTTGGAGAACTGCTGCTGGAAGCCGATGCCGCTGTCGACGGGCATGCCGATCCCCGGGGTCGGGGCCATCGGCGTGTAGCTGCCGGCAGAAGCGGCGGCGTCCGCAGTCGCGGCGGCGGCAGGTTCGGATGCCGCGGCGGCGAGAGCCGCCTGGGGTGCCATGACTCCGGCAGCCATGATGCTTCCAAGGGACAGGCCCAGAGCCTTTGCGGTATGGCTCGCGGCGCGTGCGGTTTTGCCCAAATTCATATTTTTTTGCGCTTCCGTTTTCCAAATCCGCGCACGCGAGTCGCCCCCGCATACGCGCGCCCTGATGCGGAGCCGGAGGCCCCCCTTCCGCGGGGCCTATACGCGCGCTTGCCGCGTGTCTCAAGCGCCTCTAGGGGAATTTTTGGCAAACGGCGTGTCGAAGGTGCGCCAGATCAATGAAATATGCATCGAAGGAATAGGTCGTAATGCAGGAAGAAGAAGTCCTCGCAGAGTTCCGCGCCAGCAAGGCATTGCTTGAGGGGCACTTCCTGCTCTCCTCCGGCCGCCACAGCGCACATTACCTGCAGTGCGCGCGCGTCCTGATGAATCCCGACCGCGCCGGACGACTCGCCGTCGCACTCGCCAGCAAGCTGCCGCACGACGTGCGCAAGCAGATCGACAAGGTCGTCTCGCCGGCCATGGGCGGCGTGATCATCGGCCAGGAGATGGGCCGCGCGCTGCAGGTCGACGCGATGTTCGTCGAACGCCCGGAAGGTACTTTCGAGCTGCGCCGTGGATTTGAACTGGATCCCGGCGACAGGGTGTTGATGGTCGAGGACGTGGTCACCACCGGCAAGTCCTCGCGCGAGGCGATCAAGGCGATCGAGGCGGCAGGCGGCCGGGTCATCGCGGCGGCCTCGCTGGTCGACCGTTCGGGCGGCGCCGTGGATCTGGGCGTACCTTACTTCCCGCTCGTCGAGATCAACTTCCCGACATACGCCGACGACGAACTGCCCCCCGAGCTGGCGGCGACCCCCGCGATCAAGCCGGGCAGCCGCGTCCAGCCCTGACCCTTCGACCCGCCGGAAAACCCCAGGATTATCGGATGAACGCCCTTACCCCCTCGCGCCTGCGCCTAGGCGTCAACATCGATCACGTCGCCACGATCCGCAATGCGCGCGGCGGCGAACATCCGGATCCGGCACGCGCGGCGCAGATCGTCGCGCAGGCCGGGGGTGACGGCATCACCGTGCACTTGCGCGAAGATCGCCGCCACATCCGCGACGAGGACCTGGTGCGCGTGCAGGCCGCCACCGGCCTGCCGCTCAACCTCGAAATGGCAGCGACCGACGAAATGCTGGAGATCGCACTGCGGCACAAGCCGCACGCAGCCTGCATCGTCCCGGAAAAACGTGAAGAACGCACGACCGAAGGCGGGCTCGACGCAGCCGGACTGCACAACCAGCTCGCCCCGATCGTCTCGCGCCTGTCGGACGCAGGCGTGCGGGTGAGCCTGTTCATCGCCCCGGATCCGCGGCAGATCGAAGCGGCGATGAAGCTGGGCGCGCCCATCGTCGAATTCCATACCGGCGAATATGCCCATGCAGAGGGCGAGCAGGTCGCGATCGAACTCAAGCGCATCGTCGACATGGCCGCGCTGGCTGCCAAGAACGGCATCGAGCCCCATGCCGGACACGGCCTCACTTACGAGAACGTCCAGCCGATCGCAGCCATTCCGCAGCTCGCGGAACTGAATATCGGACACTATCTCATCGGAGAGGCGATATTCTGCGGACTCGAGGCGAGCGTGACCAGGATGCGCGCGCTGATGGACGAAGTCCGGTGACTTGAAGCCCCCGATCCACCATCGGGGGAAGGAAGCCGGCTGCAATATCGGCCGCAGGACGGAGAGTGCGTCGTGATCATCGGAATGGGTTCCGACTTGTGCAACATCGAGCGTATCCAGGCTTCGCTGGACCGCTTCGGCGAGCGCTTCGAGAAGCGCGTCTTCACCGAAATCGAGCAGGCCAAGGCCAATCGCCGCCCGTTCACCAAGGCCGGGACCCTCGCCAAGCGATTCGCGGCCAAGGAAGCCTATTCGAAGGCGGTCGGCACCGGCTTCAAGGCCGGGGTGTTCATGAAGGACATCGGCGTCATCAATGCGAAATCGGGCGCCCCTACCCTTGCCCTCACCGGCGGCGCGAAGGCCCGGCTCGACCTGATGGTTCCCGCCGGTCACGAGGCCGTGGTTCACCTGACGCTCACCGACGATCATCCATGGGCCCAGGCATTCGTCGTGATCGAGGCCCGTCCGCTTGCGGCGGCTCCCGCCCCGTCCGGTTCCTAGACTTTTCCGAGCGCTCCACCGAGAATGACCGAACACACCGCCGATACCGCCGCCCCCCTTCGTGCGCAGGAGAGCACCGTCAGCAAGCCGGACAAACCCAGGGTCAACTGGTTCCACGAACTGCGCGGCCTGGCGCTGATGCTGCTGGGCGTGCTGGCGTTCCATTCGCTGATCGCCAAGCCCTTCTACATCCCGTCGATCTCGATGATGCCCAGCCTGCTGGTGGGCGATCGGCTCGTGGTTTCCAAGTACGCCTACGGCTGGAACTGGTCCTCGGTGAGCTTCCACATGCTGCCGCGCGCCAAGTGGCGGCTGTTCGGCTCGACGCCGGAGTACGGCGACATCGTCATCGTGGTGCCGGGCAACCGCAAGGCCGATCTGATCAAGCGCGTCGTCGCGCTTCCCGGCGACCGCATCGCCGTGGTCGACGGGCGCATCCGCCTCAACGGTCGATTCATTCCGCGCGAAGTCGAGCCGCCGGTCGAGATCGCCGCCGACGATGCCCTCCAATGCGAGGGCGATGCGCAACCGGGCCATTGCTACAAGGGCT harbors:
- the acpS gene encoding holo-ACP synthase, producing MIIGMGSDLCNIERIQASLDRFGERFEKRVFTEIEQAKANRRPFTKAGTLAKRFAAKEAYSKAVGTGFKAGVFMKDIGVINAKSGAPTLALTGGAKARLDLMVPAGHEAVVHLTLTDDHPWAQAFVVIEARPLAAAPAPSGS
- the ctaD gene encoding cytochrome c oxidase subunit I; the encoded protein is MATTAPEHFPAHSDDHAHDHDHKPGFFARWFMSTNHKDIGTMYLIFAIIAGIVGGAFSGMMRVELAQPGIQYLDTFAKWFGAVNPDFNSTLHVWNVLITAHGLIMVFFMVMPAIIGGFGNWFVPIMIGAPDMAFPRMNNISFWLTVAGFCSLLCSAFVPGGTGLGAGTGWTVYAPLSTTGSPGPAVDFGIFALHLSGAGSIMGAINFITTIFNMRAPGMTMHKMPLFVWSVLVTAFLLLLALPVLAAAITMLLTDRNFGTTFFDPSGGGDPVLYQHLFWFFGHPEVYIMILPGFGIISQIVSTFSKKPVFGYLGMAYAMVAIGVVGFIVWAHHMYTTGLSVNTKMYFTAATMVIAVPTGIKIFSWIATMWGGSITFKSPMVWAIGFIFLFTVGGVTGVVLANGGIDDNLHDTYYVVAHFHYVLSLGAVTALFAGFYYWFPKMSGRMHSEFLAHVHFWVFFIGVNLIFFPMHFLGLQGMPRRYPDYAEAYAHWNQVATDGYMIMAASLVIWFANIAYAFVAGKKAEDNYWGEGATTLEWTLSSPPPFHQFETLPVIEEVHHH
- a CDS encoding pyridoxine 5'-phosphate synthase, whose translation is MNALTPSRLRLGVNIDHVATIRNARGGEHPDPARAAQIVAQAGGDGITVHLREDRRHIRDEDLVRVQAATGLPLNLEMAATDEMLEIALRHKPHAACIVPEKREERTTEGGLDAAGLHNQLAPIVSRLSDAGVRVSLFIAPDPRQIEAAMKLGAPIVEFHTGEYAHAEGEQVAIELKRIVDMAALAAKNGIEPHAGHGLTYENVQPIAAIPQLAELNIGHYLIGEAIFCGLEASVTRMRALMDEVR
- the lepB gene encoding signal peptidase I — its product is MTEHTADTAAPLRAQESTVSKPDKPRVNWFHELRGLALMLLGVLAFHSLIAKPFYIPSISMMPSLLVGDRLVVSKYAYGWNWSSVSFHMLPRAKWRLFGSTPEYGDIVIVVPGNRKADLIKRVVALPGDRIAVVDGRIRLNGRFIPREVEPPVEIAADDALQCEGDAQPGHCYKGFELYRRRLPSGRDVYDLPAYRETLPNGATYQVIDYTTQVMDNYPEITVPEGHVFLMGDDRDRSADSRFPFETDYQGTPGGGLGGPVPLSDIGGRAEFITFSLDGTQSWNPLSWWSALRDGRAFTSLRPRIETRPSDSSTGQPGGTAT
- the pyrE gene encoding orotate phosphoribosyltransferase, encoding MQEEEVLAEFRASKALLEGHFLLSSGRHSAHYLQCARVLMNPDRAGRLAVALASKLPHDVRKQIDKVVSPAMGGVIIGQEMGRALQVDAMFVERPEGTFELRRGFELDPGDRVLMVEDVVTTGKSSREAIKAIEAAGGRVIAAASLVDRSGGAVDLGVPYFPLVEINFPTYADDELPPELAATPAIKPGSRVQP
- the coxB gene encoding cytochrome c oxidase subunit II; translated protein: MNLGKTARAASHTAKALGLSLGSIMAAGVMAPQAALAAAASEPAAAATADAAASAGSYTPMAPTPGIGMPVDSGIGFQQQFSKLGEYGEWIHNSVLLPIIAVITVFVLLLLVVIVVRFNRRANPVPSKTSHNTLLEVVWTLVPVLVLIGIAVPSIDLLAKQYKPAPKGALTIKVTGNQWFWTYGYPDNGEFEVVSNMLNIPGQPTINNGVREVGSEPWDGPSHLEVDNRMVVPVGEPIRLQITASDVIHSFAVPSLWFKLDAVPGRINEKVLFVEKPGVYYGQCSELCGAKHGYMPIAVEALPRDKYDAWVLTHAGGKIDGQATAASETDYLPGEEPAGEASEAPAAEATAAAE